In the Silene latifolia isolate original U9 population chromosome 1, ASM4854445v1, whole genome shotgun sequence genome, TACAACGTTCCCATTTGAGGCCTTTTTTTATAACATGTTAGAGAAGAGCGAATGACGCCCTGGCAGTCTGGTTGTTGATCGATTACCCGAAAAGAAAAatggattttttttcttttctttatgtTACAAACCTGTGGAAATTTTGAAAAATTACCAtgagtgggggggggggggggcatcGGGGGTGGTTAGGATAATATTACGGTATATTGTAATATACTGTAATATAAGTATTAGAATAAGTTATATTATGTTGTGATATTAGTTGATATGATTTAGATCTTTGGAGTAGTATAAGTACCGTACCATAGTAATCATTCAGAACCACGAACAAATATCAATAACAATCACCTTTATGATTTGCGCTCTCTCTATTTCTATTATTTCATACTCCCCCTCAACTTGGAGGTATTGCAATCCAACTCCCCAAACACAGCAGCTGGTCCGCTTTGATCTTTCGAACATGCCGAATCATTTGTTCATGTTGATTCAACAAGATGTCGGGGGCGTAGCTTGGCCCCACAAGTCACATTGTCCCGTTCTATGCTATGTAGTTTGTTAGTTCCGTTCTAGTTTGTTCtagtttagttgttttattttgggCTTCTACCCCATTTCTCTTTATAAAAAAAGAAAGAGTATTTCTTACATAATTGGCCATACGTTTATCATGTGAACAAATAAAAAAAGTTAGGGCATAATTGGCCATACTCATTATTTTTTTTGTACATAATTGGCCATACTCATTattgtttttgtacattatttaaccaacatattaaattaagtaaGGAAAAATAAAACCTTTTTGAAACTAGTTTATCACCATTACTTGATGAAAATTTTGGTTGAAATTGACAAATTTTAAGTTTTATTTGTGAAAATTTAGTTGATTACTATATCTAGTGTGAATTCTACTTTGAATCGGTGTACTTGACATATCATTATAGCTTATACATTACGTTATGAGGAAATTATATTTTTAGTTAATCTCCTTCTTAATAAGGCAGCTAAGTGATTATACATTCAACCATACATGTTTGGTTTTAACCGCATTTGTATCATTTTCCCTAATCTAAAATCCAAATCATTTTAATTATGAGCTTATCCATATTACAACTCAATATAACTTTCTTTTGAGCTGCATTTCTATCAATTTTCACGACTTAAATACCTACATTTTGGAGTTTTTCATCACAAAAAGTAATTCTTACTTCTTATTTTAATATTATCGAGAGAGCAAAACTAGTTACGTGAAAAATATACACAAGTTCATTGTTAATTTAATAGAGTAATCATGGATAATATGAATTCTGATGAGCGTAAGAGACACGTATCAACAGAAACAGCAACACCGTTATGGAAGATCATCTCGGTCGCGTCGATTGCGGCCGGGGTGCAATTTGGGTGGGCACTACAATTGTCGCTCTTGACACCCTACGTTCAGCTATTAGGGGTTAGTCACTCAATGTCGTCCTTGATATGGTTATGTGGACCAATCTCGGGTATATTGGTCCAACCAATTGTGGGTTATACGAGTGATAGGTCCAAATCTAAGTTTGGTAGACGGAAACCTTTTATCACAATCGGCACCACATTGATTTGTTTTGCAGTTCTTTTGATTGGGTTTGCTGCGGACGTTGGCTATAGGTTTGGTGATGATCTTAGTAAAAAGACTAAGCCTAGAGCCGTGGCCATTTTTGTTGTGGGGTTTTGGATCCTTGATGTTGCTAATAACATGGTCCAGGTTAGTATTCTAGTAACTCTCCTATCAAATTATTTTTGTTATCGAAAGAATAAATAATTAAACGGGTGTATTTAAAATGAGTCCATATATCAACTTaagaatgaaagaaaaagaaaagaccGTTTTATAATATGAAAAAATTATACTATGTTGATCTTACCACATGTTCTAGAATTAAGAAATTAATATAATACTCCTTTTTTGAACTTAAAATCTAAATAATCATGTTGAAATATTTGAAACTTCACCTCGTCTTACCCCCATAATTGTTGTATGTATGAATAGAACCTAAGTTGTTTGATAACATTAGATTATATGAAATGTTCTCATATATGACCgttttataacataaatttaattTCTTGTCTTGGTAATAGTTGCTATATAACTCAATTCGTAATATAAATATCCATGTTGCATGCTATTATATTCAGGATCCTAGTAGGGCATTCTTGGCGGATCTCTCAAAAGATAACCATGGAAGAATGAGATTAGCCAACGGATTTTTCTCGTTTTTCATGGCAGTAGGAAATATCCTTGGTTACGCGGCTGGGTCGGGTCCGACACTATATAAGATCCTTCCTTTCACAAGAACAAATGCTTGTGACACATATTGTGCGAACCTTAAAACATGTTTTCTTATAGACATTGTCTTCCTTATCTTAGTGGTTGCGGTTCCACTATTTGTCGTGGTCGAACCCGCGGTCGAGACTGTTCACGATGACGGTGTTCCTTTTTTTGCACAAGTGAAGACCTCTTTTAAGAACCTTGGAAGGCCAATGTGGCTTCTTTTCATTGTTACTGCTTTTAATTGGATTGCTTGGTTTCCTTTCACTATGTTTAACACTGATTGGGTAGGCCTTGAAATCTACGGCGGTAACCCTAAGGTAAATTTCTTATTCTTTTTGTTGTCTTCTTGAGTAAAGAAAGTTTGTTACATAATATTTACAACAATGTGCATCTTAATTTGTACGTTGATAGTGATACAAAAAGAATGTTACTAGATTTGTTATATTTACCGAAGTCATTTTATGCATTATAAAAATGCAACGTTGATAGTGATACAAAAAGAATGTTACTTATTTATTTCTCATGTCATGTTAGCTAACTTAGCCACTAAAAGCAATGAAAATTTAGTTCATATGATATTGGTTCAAAAACTCATTTAATTTGTATTAGAATTATTTTCGAATTTGTTAGTATATGATCGAAAATCCCGAATAATCAAGTTACCTTTCCAGTTAATATAGAACGACCTCGTTAATTTTAAATAACCATTACGAGTTGATCGAATCACTAAAAAACCCAACATGAAACCATGTTTAATTTGAAGAGTGTAGACTCGATTATAAGTTTATAACGTATCACATGGTTGTGTTTATTATTATAGGGGAGCGCGGAAGAAATAAAATTGTATGACATGGGAGTAAGATCAGGAGCACTAGGTCTAATGTTAACAGCAGCGACATTAGGTCTAATGTCCATAGCCATTGACCCATTATCAAAATTGTTGGGTGGTGCAAGGATAACTTGGGGTCTTGTTAATTTTGTATTGGCTGTTGCCTTAGCATGCACATGGCCTCTAACCAAGTTAGCTGAGAAAGCTAGGGAACATGCGCCTCCCGGCACGCTGCCCAGTAGCGGAATTAAATCAGCCACTTTAGCTCTCTTTGCCGCCACCGGAATTCCACAAGCGGTCAGTTTGACTCTCAAAGCTCATTGTATTGATTAAATATATCTTAAAAAGAATAAAACAGTTGGCAAACAATGATTATTGTAACGTAAAGAgtattacataacaaattatttATACATAGATTTTCAACTTTTACAAAAATAGTTGTATTGACAGGCTACTTATAGTATTCCATTTGCAATGGCATCAATGTTCTCATCTGACTCTGGAGCTGGCCACGGTAAGATTATTTTTACCTTCCTTAACTCATTTTCTTTTGCAAATTCGGATATATCACTTCGTAAAATTATTAATCAAGcttttttatattgttctttTTATTAATCAGGATTATCACTAGGACTCATGAATTTGGCAATTTGTGTACCACAAGTAAGTATTTATCCCGTATCATTAAATATCGTGTTCATTATTTGTCATTATGTTGTATCTTAAGAAACTCTATTAATTTTATGTTATTATTcacttaaataatttatttaattatttgtagaTGTTGGTGTCATTGATTAGTGGACCATGGGAAAACTTATTTGGAGGCGGTAACATACCAACATTTTTACTTGGAGCTGGCTCTGCAGTAATAAGTGGTATATTAGCTCTGACGATTATTCCTCCATCGAGCGCCAATGCCTAAAAGTACCACAAATATTTTTTACGACTTGGGGTTATGAACATACTTGTTATTTTTAAAGCCTCGTATTGTATGTACATACTTGTTGTTCTCATGTACCTGTTTACATGAAGCAAATTATACTTAAGATTACCAAACACATCAGATTGTGTATAAGTTTACATGCACTGTTTCGCAAATTATTGTATACTAAGCGTCATTTGATCAAACTAATAAGCGGTTGCTGACTTTGATATTCTTTTATATACTTCGTGGTTCTTATTTTTTAATGTCTCAAGAATAATTTGTCAATCTTTGAGATATAACTACTAAATGTTTATCGAAATAGACAAAATATAGTGTGGTACATGTGATAAACAATTTCAACAATTTAAGCTTTTGGTGGATTCATTGTCTCTTTGATTCTATTGATGACCTGACTTACGTACAAGCAATGTACTGCTACACAAACCCTTACATGTTTAAGTGTTTAGATTTTTACACTCATGTTATGCACGACAAATGATATCTAAGATGAAGGGAGTATGTGAAATGACCGGGAGAGATGGAGTATTTGAAATGTAATGCACACTATCTTCAGCGACATTCAGCTAGACTTCTTTAAATTCCACAACAATAACTTTTGTTTTCTATATATTCGCTTGCTAGTTTGCATTTTAATAGTTAACTAGTTTTTGTGTCCGTGCAATGCACAGGacagtgaattttttttttattttttagaagaagatttattatttttattgtcaATTTTGGTGTGTTCTTAAAACCCTGACCCTATTTTTATCCGGTAAAGAACGAAAAGGTGGACATCGAATTCTATTTCTTTTTACTTAACATATTCCAGTGATAAGAGTATTAAATAAATGTAAACATGTAAAATCTCTAAATGAATAGATAGTAATTATTTTATCTATGAACTTTACATATTGTCTTTAGTTAATTAGAGACGATATGAATAATACGTAGAAAGCACTATGTTGAAATACTGCTTATTTTATCTTACTAATTAGGCTAAAATTACAGGTCTATCTTCTTAAATGCAATGAAGGTTGTTAAACTTTTTTGACAAATACATTTATAATTTTTCGCAATTCGTCAACTTTGAGACATTTTCGTTGTGAATTCGATGGATTTTCAACGTACTGGCAAAAATATTAGAGAATGACTTTTGTATATCTTTTACTTGGATGAAAGTATTAATATAACTTATCGACTCACTGGTGGTTCAAATAATATATCTATAGTCTATTTTGTACCCACTTTTTTTATAAGCTTGTTTTTCTAATTATTTGTGTCATTTGGTATATATGTGTATACATGTCACCAACATGTTATATACCCTTGTCTCAACTTTTTTTATGGGAATAAAAACAGCGAATAGAAGTAAGAATATCATATGTTTATTTTCCAATTGACATTATCAATAgagatt is a window encoding:
- the LOC141589690 gene encoding sucrose transport protein SUC2-like, producing MDNMNSDERKRHVSTETATPLWKIISVASIAAGVQFGWALQLSLLTPYVQLLGVSHSMSSLIWLCGPISGILVQPIVGYTSDRSKSKFGRRKPFITIGTTLICFAVLLIGFAADVGYRFGDDLSKKTKPRAVAIFVVGFWILDVANNMVQDPSRAFLADLSKDNHGRMRLANGFFSFFMAVGNILGYAAGSGPTLYKILPFTRTNACDTYCANLKTCFLIDIVFLILVVAVPLFVVVEPAVETVHDDGVPFFAQVKTSFKNLGRPMWLLFIVTAFNWIAWFPFTMFNTDWVGLEIYGGNPKGSAEEIKLYDMGVRSGALGLMLTAATLGLMSIAIDPLSKLLGGARITWGLVNFVLAVALACTWPLTKLAEKAREHAPPGTLPSSGIKSATLALFAATGIPQAATYSIPFAMASMFSSDSGAGHGLSLGLMNLAICVPQMLVSLISGPWENLFGGGNIPTFLLGAGSAVISGILALTIIPPSSANA